One region of Streptomyces rishiriensis genomic DNA includes:
- the map gene encoding type I methionyl aminopeptidase, with product MSGQSLLVPGELSPIRSVPGNIRRPEYVGKPAPTPYTGPEVQTPETIEAMRRAGRIAAQAMAEAAKLISPGVTTDELDRVAHEYMCDHGAYPSTLGYRGFPKSLCTSVNEVICHGIPDSTVLRDGDIVNLDVTAYIGGVHGDNNATYLVGDVDEESRLLVERTRESLERAIKAVRPGRQINIIGRVIESYAKRFGYGVVRDFTGHGINSSFHSGLIIPHYDSPHATTVIQPGMTFTIEPMLTLGTHEYDMWDDGWTVLTKDRKRTAQFEHTLVVTETGAEILTLP from the coding sequence ATGTCTGGCCAGTCGCTGCTCGTCCCGGGGGAACTGTCCCCCATCCGTTCGGTGCCCGGAAACATCCGCCGCCCCGAGTACGTCGGCAAGCCCGCGCCGACGCCCTACACCGGGCCGGAGGTGCAGACGCCCGAGACGATCGAGGCGATGCGCCGGGCCGGCCGGATCGCCGCGCAGGCGATGGCGGAGGCCGCGAAGCTGATCTCGCCGGGGGTCACCACCGACGAACTGGACCGGGTCGCGCACGAGTACATGTGCGACCACGGCGCCTATCCGTCGACGCTGGGCTACCGCGGCTTCCCCAAGTCCCTGTGCACGAGCGTCAACGAGGTCATCTGCCACGGCATCCCGGACTCGACGGTGCTGCGCGACGGCGACATCGTCAACCTGGACGTGACGGCGTACATCGGCGGGGTGCACGGCGACAACAACGCCACCTACCTGGTCGGGGACGTCGACGAGGAGTCGCGACTGTTGGTGGAGCGGACCCGGGAGTCCCTCGAGCGGGCGATCAAGGCCGTCCGGCCCGGCCGGCAGATCAACATCATCGGACGGGTCATCGAGTCGTACGCCAAGCGGTTCGGGTACGGCGTGGTGCGGGACTTCACGGGGCACGGGATCAACTCGTCGTTCCACTCCGGGCTGATCATCCCGCACTACGACAGCCCGCACGCGACGACCGTCATCCAGCCCGGGATGACCTTCACGATCGAGCCGATGCTGACGCTCGGCACGCACGAGTACGACATGTGGGACGACGGCTGGACGGTGCTGACCAAGGACCGCAAGCGGACGGCCCAGTTCGAGCACACGCTGGTGGTGACCGAGACGGGCGCGGAGATCCTCACGCTGCCGTAG
- a CDS encoding biliverdin-producing heme oxygenase produces MDSFSTLIRTASHEQHTEAETSTFMSDLLGGRLGVEAYARYTEQLWFVYEALEAGAERLAADPVTGPFIRPELFRLPALERDLTHLRGAGWRSGVSALPATEAYAARVRECAERWPAGYIAHHYTRYLGDLSGGQIIRDKAERTWGFERKGDGVRFYVFEGIGNPAAFKRGYREWLDGVRADDLEKQRIVSECKRAFALNTDVFRALGAEFPLSA; encoded by the coding sequence ATGGACTCGTTCTCGACACTCATCCGCACGGCGTCCCACGAGCAGCACACGGAGGCCGAGACCTCGACGTTCATGAGTGATCTCCTCGGCGGCAGGCTCGGCGTCGAGGCGTACGCGCGCTACACCGAGCAGCTCTGGTTCGTCTACGAGGCGCTGGAGGCCGGCGCCGAGCGGCTGGCCGCGGATCCGGTGACCGGACCCTTCATCCGGCCCGAGCTGTTCCGGCTGCCGGCCCTGGAGCGGGACCTCACGCATCTGCGGGGCGCCGGATGGCGGTCGGGTGTGTCGGCCCTGCCGGCGACCGAGGCGTACGCGGCGCGGGTGCGGGAGTGTGCCGAGCGGTGGCCCGCCGGGTACATCGCCCACCATTACACGCGCTACCTGGGCGACCTCTCCGGCGGGCAGATCATCCGCGACAAGGCGGAGCGCACCTGGGGCTTCGAGCGCAAGGGCGACGGCGTCCGCTTCTACGTCTTCGAGGGGATCGGCAACCCGGCGGCGTTCAAGCGGGGTTACCGGGAGTGGCTGGACGGGGTGCGCGCGGACGACCTGGAGAAGCAGCGGATCGTGAGTGAGTGCAAGCGCGCCTTCGCGCTGAACACGGACGTCTTCCGGGCCCTGGGCGCGGAGTTCCCGCTCTCGGCGTGA
- a CDS encoding PhzF family phenazine biosynthesis protein, whose protein sequence is MTDYDVLRVFCAPNGGYGNELGVVREGSVLPDREDRQDLAAKLGFGETVFVDDPERGIIDVYTPTRRLSFADHSCVGVAWLLDVPELVLPAGEVGTRLDGEFTWIEARAEWAPPCVFHRYATAAEVDDLPVPPAGDWIYAWAWEDEPAGRIRARGFPGRGDGVDEIEATAAPALLLTERLGRALNITQGAGSQILTAPQPYGWVEIGGRVFLER, encoded by the coding sequence GTGACTGATTACGACGTGCTCCGCGTCTTCTGCGCGCCGAACGGCGGCTACGGCAATGAACTCGGCGTGGTCCGCGAGGGTTCGGTGCTGCCGGACCGGGAGGACCGGCAGGACCTCGCCGCGAAGCTCGGCTTCGGCGAGACGGTGTTCGTCGACGACCCCGAGCGCGGGATCATCGACGTCTACACGCCCACCCGGCGCCTGTCCTTCGCGGACCACTCGTGCGTGGGCGTCGCCTGGCTGCTCGACGTGCCCGAACTCGTCCTGCCGGCCGGCGAGGTGGGCACCCGCCTGGACGGCGAGTTCACCTGGATCGAGGCGCGCGCGGAGTGGGCCCCGCCGTGCGTGTTCCACCGGTACGCCACCGCCGCCGAGGTCGACGACCTGCCCGTGCCGCCGGCCGGCGACTGGATCTACGCCTGGGCCTGGGAGGACGAGCCGGCCGGCCGGATCCGCGCCCGCGGCTTCCCCGGCCGCGGCGACGGCGTCGACGAGATCGAGGCGACGGCCGCGCCGGCGCTGCTGCTCACCGAGCGGCTCGGGCGCGCCCTGAACATCACCCAGGGCGCGGGCTCCCAGATCCTGACGGCCCCGCAGCCGTACGGGTGGGTGGAGATCGGCGGACGGGTGTTCCTGGAGCGCTGA
- the efeO gene encoding iron uptake system protein EfeO, with protein sequence MRAARLSVVTAVAAVTALTAVTGCTSKSDAKDGDRVINVTATDAKCETSKQEISAGHVELAIENKGSKVTEVYILFPDDRIVSERENIGPGTKQRVTAEVKAGDYQIACKPGMKGTGIRKDLKVTGGSVAKRDPRLDKAVAAYREYAQEQADATLPLVATFVKAVEAGDLEAAKAAYAPSRIGWERTEPVAESFGDIDPKVDVRADGLEAGQTWTGWHRLEKALWQDKKITAAEKTLAGQLTTDLTDWQKRVGKAEITPTSMANGAKELLDEVATGKVTGEEERYSHTDLVDFKANVEGAQKSYELLKPVAKENDAALVTELDKQFAALNALLEKYRPNTTSYVFTSYEKVGAAQRKELSDAVNALAEPLSKLAAAVAK encoded by the coding sequence ATGCGAGCCGCCAGACTGTCCGTCGTCACCGCCGTCGCCGCCGTGACCGCACTGACCGCCGTCACCGGCTGCACCTCGAAGAGCGACGCGAAGGACGGCGACCGTGTCATCAACGTGACCGCCACCGACGCCAAGTGCGAGACCTCCAAGCAGGAGATCTCCGCCGGGCACGTCGAGCTCGCCATCGAGAACAAGGGTTCCAAGGTCACCGAGGTCTACATCCTCTTCCCGGACGACCGGATCGTCAGCGAGCGGGAGAACATCGGCCCCGGCACCAAGCAGCGGGTCACCGCCGAGGTGAAGGCCGGCGACTACCAGATCGCCTGCAAGCCCGGCATGAAGGGCACCGGCATCCGCAAGGACCTCAAGGTCACCGGCGGTTCGGTCGCCAAGCGGGACCCGCGCCTGGACAAGGCGGTCGCCGCGTACCGCGAGTACGCGCAGGAGCAGGCCGACGCCACCCTGCCGCTGGTCGCGACCTTCGTGAAGGCGGTCGAGGCCGGCGACCTCGAAGCGGCCAAGGCGGCCTACGCGCCCTCCCGCATCGGCTGGGAGCGCACCGAGCCGGTCGCGGAGTCCTTCGGCGACATCGACCCGAAGGTCGACGTCCGCGCCGACGGCCTGGAGGCCGGCCAGACCTGGACCGGCTGGCACCGGCTGGAGAAGGCCCTCTGGCAGGACAAGAAGATCACCGCGGCGGAGAAGACCCTCGCCGGTCAGCTCACCACCGACCTGACCGACTGGCAGAAGCGGGTCGGCAAGGCCGAGATCACCCCGACCTCCATGGCCAACGGCGCCAAGGAGCTCCTCGACGAGGTCGCCACCGGCAAGGTCACCGGCGAGGAGGAGCGCTACTCGCACACCGACCTCGTCGACTTCAAGGCCAACGTCGAGGGCGCCCAGAAGTCCTACGAGCTGCTCAAGCCGGTCGCCAAGGAGAACGACGCGGCCCTGGTCACCGAGCTGGACAAGCAGTTCGCCGCGCTGAACGCGCTCCTGGAGAAGTACCGCCCGAACACGACGTCGTACGTGTTCACCTCGTACGAGAAGGTCGGCGCCGCCCAGCGCAAGGAACTGTCCGACGCGGTCAACGCGCTCGCCGAGCCGCTGTCCAAGCTCGCCGCCGCCGTGGCGAAGTAA
- the efeB gene encoding iron uptake transporter deferrochelatase/peroxidase subunit, with protein MTETQGSSPSRRSLIGWGGAGLALGAAAAGGAVAMTRTGDDVDPTAADVGAAVGFHGTNQAGIATPVQDRLHFAAFDVTTTDRAEFVRLLKDWTEAARRMTAGKAVGEGAYGGLAEAPPDDTGEALGLKPSRLTLTVGFGPSLFAKFDLADRRPDALVDLPTFAGDALDAARSNGDLCVQACADDPQVAVHAIRNLARIGMGKVVIRWSQLGFGKTSSTTPDAQTPRNLMGFKDGTRNIAGTETDRLKKFVWVGEKDVKENSAWMVGGSYLVARRIRMHIETWDRTSLQEQEDIFGRDKGEGAPVGKAKERDEPFLKAMKPDAHVRLAHPDSNHGATILRRGYSFTDGTDGLGRLEAGLFFLAYQRDVREGFIRVQRNLASDALNEYIQHVGSAVFAVPPGVRDKDDWWGRTLFSKEA; from the coding sequence ATGACCGAGACCCAGGGCAGCAGTCCGTCCCGGCGGTCGCTGATCGGCTGGGGCGGTGCGGGCCTCGCGCTCGGCGCCGCGGCGGCCGGCGGCGCGGTCGCCATGACCCGCACCGGCGACGACGTCGACCCGACGGCCGCCGACGTGGGCGCCGCGGTCGGCTTCCACGGCACGAACCAGGCGGGCATCGCCACGCCCGTCCAGGACCGGCTGCATTTCGCCGCGTTCGACGTGACGACCACGGACCGCGCCGAGTTCGTCCGGCTGCTGAAGGACTGGACCGAGGCGGCCCGCCGGATGACGGCCGGGAAGGCGGTCGGCGAGGGCGCGTACGGCGGTCTCGCGGAGGCGCCACCGGACGACACCGGCGAGGCCCTGGGGCTCAAGCCGTCCCGGCTGACCCTCACGGTCGGCTTCGGGCCGTCGCTGTTCGCGAAGTTCGACCTCGCCGACCGGCGGCCGGACGCTCTCGTCGACCTGCCCACGTTCGCCGGGGACGCGCTCGACGCGGCCCGCAGCAACGGCGACCTGTGCGTCCAGGCCTGCGCGGACGATCCGCAGGTCGCCGTGCACGCGATCCGCAACCTGGCCCGGATCGGCATGGGCAAGGTGGTCATCCGCTGGTCGCAGCTCGGCTTCGGCAAGACCTCCTCCACGACGCCCGACGCGCAGACCCCGCGCAACCTGATGGGCTTCAAGGACGGCACCCGCAACATCGCGGGCACCGAGACCGACCGGCTCAAGAAGTTCGTGTGGGTCGGCGAGAAGGACGTCAAGGAGAACTCGGCCTGGATGGTGGGCGGTTCCTATCTCGTCGCCCGCCGGATCCGTATGCACATCGAGACCTGGGACCGCACCTCGCTCCAGGAGCAGGAGGACATCTTCGGCCGCGACAAGGGCGAGGGTGCTCCGGTCGGCAAGGCCAAGGAGCGCGACGAGCCGTTCCTGAAGGCGATGAAGCCCGACGCGCACGTACGGCTCGCGCACCCGGACTCCAACCACGGGGCGACGATCCTGCGCCGCGGCTACTCCTTCACCGACGGCACCGACGGACTCGGCCGGCTCGAGGCCGGCCTGTTCTTCCTCGCCTACCAGCGCGACGTGCGCGAGGGGTTCATCCGCGTCCAGCGCAACCTCGCGTCCGACGCGCTCAACGAGTACATCCAGCACGTGGGTTCGGCCGTCTTCGCCGTCCCGCCCGGCGTCCGGGACAAGGACGACTGGTGGGGCCGGACGCTGTTCTCCAAGGAGGCGTAG
- the efeU gene encoding iron uptake transporter permease EfeU, with amino-acid sequence MFSNYLIGMREGLEASLVVCILIAYLVKTGRRDALRPIWTGISVAVALALGFGCVLEFGSQELTFQAQEALGGSLSILAVGLVTWMVFWMRRTARHLKSELHGRLDAALAMGTGALVATAFLAVGREGLETALFVWASVHAAGDGTPRPLIGVALGLATAVLLGWLFYRGALRINLAKFFTWTGGMLVVVAAGVLAYGVHDLQEADLLPGLNSLAFDISGTIPPDSWYGTLLKGVFNFQPDPTVVQVTVWLLYLVPTLALFLAPVGFASGKGKVKSPDEQGTQPDDRNSAQSKAPRT; translated from the coding sequence GTGTTCTCCAACTATCTGATCGGAATGCGCGAGGGCCTGGAGGCCAGCCTCGTCGTCTGCATCCTCATCGCCTACCTGGTGAAGACGGGCCGCAGGGACGCCCTCAGGCCCATCTGGACCGGCATCAGCGTCGCGGTCGCGCTCGCTCTCGGCTTCGGCTGCGTCCTCGAATTCGGCTCCCAGGAACTGACGTTCCAGGCGCAGGAGGCGCTCGGCGGCTCCCTGTCGATCCTCGCCGTCGGCCTGGTGACGTGGATGGTGTTCTGGATGCGGCGCACGGCCCGGCATCTGAAGTCGGAGCTGCACGGCAGGCTGGACGCGGCCCTCGCGATGGGCACCGGCGCGCTGGTCGCCACCGCCTTCCTCGCCGTCGGCCGGGAGGGCCTGGAAACCGCCCTGTTCGTGTGGGCTTCGGTGCACGCGGCCGGCGACGGCACACCGCGCCCACTGATCGGCGTGGCCCTGGGCCTGGCGACGGCCGTCCTGCTGGGCTGGCTGTTCTACCGCGGCGCGTTGAGGATCAACCTCGCGAAGTTCTTCACCTGGACCGGCGGCATGCTGGTCGTGGTGGCCGCGGGAGTGCTGGCGTACGGCGTCCACGACCTCCAGGAGGCGGATCTGCTTCCGGGTCTGAACAGCCTGGCCTTCGACATCAGCGGCACGATCCCGCCGGACAGCTGGTACGGCACGCTGCTGAAGGGCGTGTTCAACTTCCAGCCCGATCCGACGGTGGTCCAGGTCACGGTGTGGCTGCTGTACCTGGTCCCGACGCTCGCGCTGTTCCTCGCCCCGGTAGGGTTCGCCTCCGGGAAGGGGAAGGTGAAGTCGCCTGATGAGCAGGGAACACAGCCTGACGACCGGAATTCCGCGCAGTCGAAGGCTCCGCGCACGTGA
- a CDS encoding bifunctional DNA primase/polymerase encodes MSAEFGGRTGLWGKISEWLRMSGPTQADQDSDREALLLAAAGAGLPLAPAAHPAPGYGCSCDRVGCPTPARHPVSFAWQTQSTTDRAQIERWARHQPQANFITATGMTHDVLDVPLEAGRQALERLLGAGVEVGPVAESDDGRMLFFTLTRGTPEDEDEWWPCELDCHPETMDEHPGLRWHCRGSYVLVPPARLPGDDGRSVHWVRGPEHALPEPLTLLETLTDACARHAGQDPDHANTAWPSRH; translated from the coding sequence ATGAGCGCGGAGTTCGGCGGCCGGACCGGCCTGTGGGGCAAGATCTCGGAGTGGTTGCGCATGAGCGGCCCGACGCAGGCCGACCAGGACAGCGACCGTGAGGCCCTGCTGCTGGCAGCCGCCGGAGCGGGACTCCCGCTCGCGCCCGCCGCGCACCCGGCCCCCGGCTACGGCTGCTCCTGCGACCGGGTCGGCTGTCCGACCCCCGCCCGGCACCCGGTCTCCTTCGCCTGGCAGACGCAGTCCACCACCGACCGCGCGCAGATCGAGCGCTGGGCCCGCCACCAGCCGCAGGCCAACTTCATCACCGCCACCGGCATGACGCACGACGTCCTCGACGTGCCGCTGGAGGCGGGCCGGCAGGCCCTGGAGCGGCTGCTCGGCGCCGGCGTCGAGGTCGGCCCGGTCGCCGAGAGCGACGACGGCCGCATGCTCTTCTTCACCCTCACCCGCGGCACCCCCGAGGACGAGGACGAGTGGTGGCCGTGCGAGCTGGACTGCCACCCCGAGACGATGGACGAGCACCCCGGCCTGCGCTGGCACTGCCGCGGCTCCTACGTCCTGGTACCGCCCGCCCGGCTCCCCGGCGACGACGGCCGTTCCGTGCACTGGGTGCGCGGACCCGAGCACGCGCTGCCCGAGCCGCTGACCCTGCTGGAAACCCTCACGGACGCCTGCGCCCGCCACGCCGGCCAGGATCCCGACCACGCGAACACGGCCTGGCCCTCACGCCACTGA
- a CDS encoding TetR/AcrR family transcriptional regulator: protein MVTQSGKPAPDTTRRSERSRRAIYDAALALVAEIGYTKTTIEGIAARAGVGKQTIYRWWGSKADVLLEAFLDLSEQAARDAGASDREPYVIPDTGDLAADIKAVLRATVDQLTDPRFEAPSRALAAEGVVNEQVGREFTAKLMEPSIQLYVDRLRSAQEAGQVRADLDPRIALEFFISPLAQRWLQYTGPISYEYTDALVDYALHGLAPR, encoded by the coding sequence ATGGTCACCCAGTCCGGTAAGCCGGCCCCCGACACGACCCGCCGCAGCGAGCGGTCCCGGCGCGCGATCTACGATGCCGCGCTGGCCCTCGTGGCGGAGATCGGCTACACGAAGACCACGATCGAGGGCATCGCCGCCCGCGCGGGCGTCGGCAAGCAGACCATCTACCGCTGGTGGGGGTCGAAGGCCGACGTCCTGCTGGAGGCCTTCCTCGACCTCAGCGAACAGGCGGCGCGGGACGCCGGGGCGTCGGACCGGGAGCCGTACGTCATCCCCGACACCGGCGACCTGGCCGCCGACATCAAGGCCGTCCTGCGGGCCACCGTCGACCAGCTCACGGACCCCCGGTTCGAGGCGCCCTCGCGGGCCCTGGCCGCCGAGGGCGTGGTCAACGAGCAGGTCGGCCGCGAGTTCACGGCCAAGCTGATGGAACCGTCCATCCAGCTGTACGTCGACCGGCTGCGCTCCGCGCAGGAGGCCGGCCAGGTCCGTGCGGACCTCGACCCGCGCATCGCCCTCGAGTTCTTCATCTCCCCGCTCGCCCAGCGCTGGCTCCAGTACACCGGCCCGATCTCCTACGAGTACACCGACGCCCTCGTCGACTACGCCCTGCACGGCCTCGCCCCGCGCTGA
- a CDS encoding Gfo/Idh/MocA family protein: MTTDTVRWGILATGGIAGAFTADLIDLPDAEVVAVASRSEVSAKAFADRFGIPRAYGDWAALAADEDIDVVYVATPHAAHRAAAGLCLEAGRNVLCEKAFTLNLREAEELVALARERDRFLMEAMWMYCNPVVRRLKALVDDGAIGEVRTVQADFGLEGPFPPSHRLRDPAQGGGALLDLGVYPVSFAHLLLGAPSGIAAQAVLSAEGVDLQTVLALSWDSGALAALHCSLAGGTGTTASVTGSRGRIDLPSGFFHPDRLVLHRAGRDPEEFAADPADGPRTTLRHEAREVMRALRAGETESPLVPLDGSLAVMRTLDTVRERIGVRYPGEDA; this comes from the coding sequence ATGACGACGGACACGGTGCGGTGGGGGATCCTGGCGACCGGCGGGATCGCCGGCGCGTTCACGGCGGACCTGATCGACCTGCCCGACGCGGAGGTGGTCGCGGTCGCCTCGCGCAGCGAGGTCTCCGCGAAGGCGTTCGCCGACCGGTTCGGCATACCCCGGGCCTACGGGGACTGGGCCGCGCTCGCCGCGGACGAGGACATCGATGTCGTCTACGTCGCCACCCCGCACGCCGCCCACCGCGCTGCCGCCGGCCTCTGCCTGGAGGCCGGGCGGAACGTGCTGTGCGAGAAGGCGTTCACGCTGAACCTGCGCGAGGCCGAGGAACTGGTCGCGCTGGCCCGGGAGCGCGACCGCTTCCTCATGGAAGCCATGTGGATGTACTGCAACCCGGTCGTCCGCCGCCTCAAGGCCCTCGTCGACGACGGCGCGATCGGCGAGGTCCGCACCGTGCAGGCCGACTTCGGTCTCGAAGGGCCCTTCCCGCCCTCGCACCGGCTGCGCGACCCCGCCCAGGGCGGCGGCGCCCTCCTCGACCTCGGCGTCTACCCGGTCTCCTTCGCGCACCTCCTGCTCGGCGCGCCCTCGGGCATCGCCGCCCAGGCCGTCCTCTCCGCCGAGGGCGTCGACCTCCAGACGGTGCTGGCCCTGTCCTGGGACTCCGGCGCGCTCGCCGCCCTGCACTGCTCGCTGGCAGGCGGTACGGGCACCACCGCCTCCGTCACCGGCTCACGCGGCCGGATCGACCTCCCGTCCGGCTTCTTCCACCCCGACCGCCTCGTGCTGCACCGTGCCGGGCGTGACCCGGAGGAGTTCGCCGCCGACCCGGCCGACGGGCCCCGTACGACGCTCCGGCACGAGGCCCGCGAGGTGATGCGCGCGCTGCGGGCCGGCGAGACCGAGTCGCCGCTGGTCCCGCTCGACGGCAGCCTCGCGGTCATGCGGACCCTCGACACGGTCCGCGAGCGGATCGGCGTGCGCTACCCCGGCGAGGACGCGTGA
- a CDS encoding multidrug effflux MFS transporter: MPEGGAIPEAAPKAVPDRGTRAGGKAAPTLSARRRTGLLVTLVLGGLTATPPLSMDMYLPALPEVTRSLHAPAATVQLTLTACLAGMALGQLVCGPMSDRWGRRRPLLAGLVVYVVATALCALAPTVELLVACRLVQGLAGAAGIVIARAVVRDLYDGVAMARFFSTLMLISGVAPVVAPLIGAQILRATDWRGVFVLLTGVGLLLAAVVWKRLPETLPADGRHAGGVGEALRSMRRILGDPPFTGYMLTGGFTFAALFAYISASPFVVQEIYGASPQTFGLLFGVNSVGLVLIGQVNGRVLVGRVRLDRVLAVGLSVVVLASAALLLMTTGVFGEVGLAPVAAALFVLMSAMGVTLPNAQTLALMRVRHSAGSASALLGTSSFLIGAIASPLVGIAGEHTAVPMAVVQLAAALVASACFVGICRPWSKAGAEDGGPPARATRKAGEGN, encoded by the coding sequence ATGCCGGAGGGCGGGGCCATACCTGAGGCGGCGCCGAAGGCCGTGCCGGACCGGGGCACGCGTGCGGGCGGAAAGGCGGCGCCGACGCTGTCCGCCCGGCGCCGGACGGGGCTGCTCGTCACCCTCGTCCTGGGCGGGCTGACCGCCACTCCCCCGCTCTCGATGGACATGTATCTGCCGGCGCTGCCGGAGGTGACCCGCTCCCTGCACGCGCCCGCCGCGACCGTGCAGCTCACGCTGACCGCGTGCCTGGCCGGCATGGCGCTGGGGCAGCTGGTGTGCGGTCCGATGAGCGACCGGTGGGGGCGCAGGCGTCCGCTGCTGGCCGGACTCGTCGTCTACGTCGTGGCCACCGCCCTGTGCGCCCTCGCGCCCACCGTCGAGCTGCTGGTCGCCTGCCGGCTGGTGCAGGGGCTCGCGGGCGCGGCCGGGATCGTGATCGCGCGGGCCGTGGTGCGGGACCTGTACGACGGCGTCGCGATGGCCCGGTTCTTCTCCACCCTGATGCTGATCTCCGGGGTCGCCCCGGTCGTGGCGCCGCTGATCGGGGCGCAGATCCTGCGGGCGACGGACTGGCGGGGCGTGTTCGTGCTCCTCACGGGGGTCGGGCTGCTGCTGGCCGCGGTGGTGTGGAAGCGGCTGCCCGAGACCCTGCCCGCCGACGGACGTCACGCGGGCGGGGTCGGCGAGGCCCTGCGCTCGATGCGCCGGATCCTCGGCGACCCGCCCTTCACGGGGTACATGCTCACGGGCGGTTTCACCTTCGCCGCGCTGTTCGCGTACATCAGCGCCTCGCCGTTCGTCGTCCAGGAGATCTACGGCGCCTCGCCCCAGACGTTCGGCCTGCTGTTCGGCGTGAACTCGGTCGGGCTGGTACTGATCGGCCAGGTCAACGGCAGGGTGCTGGTCGGCCGCGTCCGGCTGGACCGGGTCCTGGCGGTCGGTCTCTCGGTGGTCGTGCTGGCCTCGGCCGCCCTGCTGCTGATGACGACGGGTGTGTTCGGCGAGGTCGGGCTGGCGCCGGTGGCCGCCGCGCTGTTCGTCCTGATGTCCGCGATGGGCGTCACGCTGCCCAACGCGCAGACGCTCGCCCTGATGCGGGTCCGGCACTCCGCCGGTTCCGCCTCCGCGCTCCTCGGCACGTCCTCCTTCCTCATCGGCGCGATCGCCTCGCCGCTCGTCGGGATCGCCGGCGAGCACACGGCCGTCCCGATGGCCGTCGTCCAGTTGGCTGCCGCACTGGTGGCGTCGGCCTGCTTCGTGGGAATCTGCCGTCCCTGGAGCAAGGCGGGCGCGGAGGACGGAGGTCCCCCCGCTCGAGCGACGCGGAAAGCGGGGGAAGGGAACTGA
- a CDS encoding serine hydrolase domain-containing protein, protein MPSLEQGGRGGRRSPRSSDAESGGRELSAPRLRVDTPERAGLDPAETRLLVRDVVDLTTGDRPWAAGAVVVAGRGPVIAVREAVGWAVRYSAYDPAADAGVELPAGARIPMTVDTPFDLASLTKLFTSVAAVQQIERGTLGIDARVGAYLPDFHAAAAHGITVRQLLTHTSGLRPELPLYECADDTQRWALLRAEAPVRAPGAHGYSDLNMLLLQQLLERLTGRTLDVLVRDGITRPLGMTSTDFGPCPGAAATEDQRRPWAKADRGMLRGVVHDENAWALGGVAGHAGLFSTGHDLAVFCRTLLSGGSYGPARILGPDFVELLLTPPGLGFAVDQSWFMGELAGEGAAGHTGFTGTSLVLDPATDTFVVLLANTVHPRRRVPDSGPRALVGTRLAMAVR, encoded by the coding sequence CTGCCGTCCCTGGAGCAAGGCGGGCGCGGAGGACGGAGGTCCCCCCGCTCGAGCGACGCGGAAAGCGGGGGAAGGGAACTGAGCGCACCGAGACTGCGCGTCGACACACCGGAGCGAGCCGGACTCGACCCGGCGGAGACGCGCCTCCTCGTCCGTGACGTCGTGGACCTCACCACCGGCGACCGGCCGTGGGCGGCCGGCGCCGTCGTGGTCGCCGGGCGCGGCCCGGTGATCGCCGTGCGGGAAGCGGTGGGCTGGGCGGTGCGGTACTCGGCGTACGACCCGGCGGCCGACGCGGGGGTGGAGCTGCCGGCGGGGGCACGGATCCCGATGACCGTCGACACCCCCTTCGACCTGGCGTCCCTCACCAAGCTGTTCACGTCGGTGGCGGCGGTGCAGCAGATCGAACGCGGCACCCTCGGCATCGACGCGCGGGTGGGCGCGTATCTGCCCGACTTCCACGCGGCCGCGGCCCACGGCATCACCGTCCGCCAGCTCCTCACCCACACCTCCGGGCTGCGCCCCGAGCTACCCCTGTACGAGTGCGCCGACGACACCCAGCGGTGGGCGCTGCTGCGCGCGGAGGCGCCGGTCCGCGCGCCCGGCGCCCACGGGTACTCGGACCTGAACATGCTGCTGCTCCAGCAGCTCCTGGAGCGGCTGACCGGCCGCACCCTCGACGTCCTCGTGCGGGACGGGATCACCCGGCCGCTGGGCATGACGTCGACCGACTTCGGCCCCTGCCCCGGCGCGGCGGCGACCGAGGACCAGCGGCGTCCCTGGGCGAAGGCGGACCGGGGGATGCTGCGGGGCGTGGTGCACGACGAGAACGCCTGGGCGCTGGGCGGGGTGGCCGGTCACGCGGGGCTCTTCTCCACCGGCCACGACCTCGCGGTGTTCTGCCGCACCCTGCTGTCGGGCGGTTCGTACGGTCCCGCCCGCATCCTCGGCCCCGACTTCGTGGAACTCCTGCTGACCCCGCCGGGGCTGGGCTTCGCGGTGGACCAGTCGTGGTTCATGGGCGAGCTGGCGGGCGAGGGCGCGGCGGGGCACACGGGGTTCACCGGGACCTCGCTGGTGCTGGATCCGGCGACGGACACGTTCGTGGTGCTGCTGGCGAACACGGTGCATCCGCGCAGACGGGTGCCGGACAGCGGGCCCCGGGCGCTGGTGGGGACGCGGCTGGCGATGGCGGTGCGGTGA